In the Candidatus Lernaella stagnicola genome, one interval contains:
- a CDS encoding radical SAM protein — translation MDERLRSRARELLRRNKHDSRRSSSVGIQITTRCNVKCRHCIGPFFSSDLPPLTPRRLRDWLERIRAESSANQVCFTGGEPFLVPDALAAAAGHATKLGFYTVVVSNGSWARSPRIAMDRLSPLAAAGLKHVSLSFDSYHREYVPTAFIRHAFDACSRLGIETGFNLLQDDFADDSQVEDFLLETFGQRVADIATVSIASVIRHGRAVNLPPLAGDQDIKEHGTCGAMGILVQQSGHVSACCGPPQSPQSALTVGHMDTDAFGDIYGRALTAPFPLLIQSEGIRFVQRLAGLPSTEPLYAAQRCMACMRLANDERVQEAVNEGFTSLDRRINLAAQILLGTGDELPLTLLLDEKNRLQEEMAG, via the coding sequence ATGGACGAACGTTTACGAAGCCGCGCCCGCGAATTGCTGCGCCGCAACAAACATGATTCCCGCCGCAGTTCCTCGGTGGGGATTCAAATCACGACCCGCTGCAACGTGAAATGCCGTCACTGCATCGGACCGTTTTTTTCGTCCGACCTTCCGCCGCTGACCCCGCGCCGCTTGCGGGACTGGCTGGAGCGGATTCGCGCGGAAAGTTCCGCCAACCAAGTTTGCTTCACAGGCGGCGAACCGTTTTTGGTTCCCGACGCGCTGGCCGCAGCCGCTGGGCACGCCACGAAACTCGGCTTCTATACGGTCGTGGTGAGCAACGGTTCCTGGGCCCGCAGCCCGCGGATCGCCATGGACCGCTTGTCGCCGCTCGCCGCCGCCGGTCTCAAGCACGTATCGCTGAGTTTCGACTCCTACCATCGCGAGTACGTCCCGACCGCGTTCATTCGCCACGCTTTCGACGCCTGCTCGCGCCTTGGCATCGAGACGGGCTTCAATTTGCTTCAAGATGATTTCGCCGATGACTCGCAAGTGGAGGACTTCCTGCTTGAGACGTTCGGGCAGCGCGTCGCGGATATCGCCACAGTCAGCATCGCTTCGGTGATTCGCCACGGACGCGCCGTCAACCTACCTCCCCTGGCCGGGGATCAGGACATCAAAGAGCACGGCACGTGCGGCGCCATGGGGATTCTCGTCCAGCAGAGCGGCCACGTTTCCGCCTGTTGCGGTCCGCCGCAATCGCCGCAAAGCGCCCTGACCGTGGGGCACATGGACACCGACGCTTTCGGCGATATCTACGGCCGCGCCCTCACCGCCCCTTTTCCGCTGCTGATTCAATCCGAGGGGATTCGTTTCGTGCAGCGGCTGGCCGGGCTGCCGTCGACCGAGCCTTTGTACGCCGCGCAGCGCTGCATGGCCTGCATGCGGCTGGCCAATGACGAACGCGTCCAAGAGGCGGTCAACGAAGGCTTCACGTCGTTGGATCGACGAATCAACCTCGCCGCGCAGATTCTGCTGGGCACCGGCGATGAATTGCCCCTGACGTTGTTGCTCGATGAAAAAAACCGCTTGCAGGAAGAGATGGCCGGATGA
- a CDS encoding radical SAM protein, with protein MKVTLLAIHQLSIKSYVPLLDCLGVLALAAAVRERADGVECDVLDLVEYGDMYQRDYQDDLEAIVDRVVQENTDVLGLSTMSNNLILALDICRRIKERGLSIHTMIGGPGVSFCAPAVVEIFEQVDAVIRGEADFVFPEYLSDLKRGRCDIRVPGLVEKRGRVTIDTGWPDPIADLDELPIPLYDPRFNHCSPENEIEKHTSVSLEAGRGCPFRCVFCSTSHYFQRRFRVKSVPRILEEVQVIQDTYGSEKTIVFNHDLLTLKQDYMADLCAALKAHTPAVHWGCSARLDCLDESLLERMRESGCERIFIGVETATPKMQTAIRKNLDLERLTPMVETLRRLDFGCTLSFIAGFPSESSDDLQALLATVFREKILDWEKVRIQIHALAPEPGSDLLTQTPVRELAYDAQGSPGTSDLPFDWRALRTVIRRHPAIFPTYFHFRNPHVTRETVLKMCLLASFIELKMTYSLQLAYKHLGERLPVALFQALDHIDCPEPDYIDNGQFLTLMAQVHEIVAGLENDMPDYAKQLEAIARYEMAVGRIMQNPEQAPELLEVEFEPNELIEQLTEKKSDPLTQRRRHLMVFWDETKKKPQYVCLPPQLAALAEAS; from the coding sequence ATGAAAGTAACACTGCTGGCCATCCACCAGTTGTCGATCAAGTCATACGTACCGTTGCTGGACTGCCTCGGCGTCCTGGCCTTGGCGGCCGCCGTGCGTGAACGCGCCGACGGCGTAGAGTGCGACGTTCTCGACCTCGTCGAATACGGCGACATGTACCAGCGCGACTACCAGGACGACCTGGAGGCCATCGTCGATCGCGTCGTGCAGGAAAACACCGACGTGCTGGGGCTTTCGACGATGTCGAACAACTTGATCCTCGCGCTGGATATCTGCCGCCGCATCAAGGAGCGCGGGTTGAGTATCCACACGATGATCGGCGGCCCGGGCGTTTCGTTTTGCGCCCCGGCGGTCGTGGAGATCTTCGAGCAGGTTGACGCGGTGATTCGCGGCGAGGCCGATTTTGTTTTTCCGGAGTACCTCAGCGATTTAAAGCGCGGGCGGTGCGATATCCGTGTTCCGGGCCTGGTCGAGAAGCGCGGGCGGGTCACGATCGACACGGGTTGGCCGGATCCGATCGCCGATCTCGATGAACTGCCGATACCGCTTTACGATCCGCGATTCAATCATTGCTCGCCGGAAAACGAAATCGAGAAGCACACGAGTGTCTCGTTGGAAGCCGGGCGCGGGTGCCCCTTCCGGTGCGTGTTTTGCTCGACCTCGCATTACTTCCAGCGGCGGTTTCGCGTCAAATCGGTGCCGCGCATTCTGGAAGAGGTCCAGGTCATCCAAGACACCTACGGCAGCGAGAAAACCATCGTCTTCAATCACGACCTGCTCACGCTCAAGCAAGACTACATGGCGGATTTGTGCGCCGCGCTAAAGGCGCATACGCCCGCCGTCCATTGGGGATGCAGCGCGCGATTGGATTGCCTGGATGAAAGCCTGCTCGAACGCATGCGTGAATCGGGGTGCGAGCGCATTTTCATCGGCGTGGAAACGGCGACACCGAAAATGCAGACCGCGATCCGCAAAAACCTCGACCTCGAACGACTCACCCCGATGGTCGAGACCCTGCGACGCTTGGACTTCGGCTGCACGTTGTCGTTTATCGCCGGGTTTCCCAGTGAATCGAGCGATGACCTGCAGGCCCTCCTGGCAACCGTATTTCGCGAGAAAATCCTTGATTGGGAAAAGGTGCGGATACAGATTCACGCCCTGGCCCCGGAGCCGGGCAGCGACTTGCTCACGCAGACACCGGTGCGGGAACTCGCCTACGACGCCCAAGGCAGCCCCGGCACCTCGGATTTGCCGTTCGACTGGCGTGCCTTGCGCACGGTGATCCGCCGGCATCCCGCGATTTTTCCAACCTACTTTCACTTCCGGAATCCGCACGTCACGCGTGAAACGGTCCTGAAGATGTGCCTGCTGGCGAGCTTCATCGAACTCAAGATGACCTACAGCCTCCAACTGGCCTATAAACACCTGGGGGAACGCCTGCCCGTCGCGCTCTTCCAGGCCCTGGACCACATCGACTGCCCGGAACCCGATTACATCGACAACGGGCAGTTTCTTACGCTGATGGCCCAGGTGCATGAGATCGTGGCGGGACTCGAAAACGACATGCCGGACTACGCCAAACAGTTGGAGGCCATCGCCCGGTACGAAATGGCCGTGGGCCGCATCATGCAAAACCCCGAGCAGGCCCCGGAACTCCTTGAAGTCGAGTTCGAGCCCAACGAATTGATCGAACAACTGACCGAAAAGAAATCCGACCCCCTGACGCAACGACGCCGCCACCTGATGGTCTTTTGGGACGAAACGAAGAAGAAACCCCAGTACGTCTGCCTACCGCCGCAACTGGCCGCCCTCGCCGAAGCTTCCTGA
- the lexA gene encoding transcriptional repressor LexA yields the protein MAHTPPGKTREKVFRFVRERILNSRPPSVREVQEALGFAAYESARRHLENLVAEGRLAKEPGQSRPYRLPGDDRREATFLIPLLGQVQAGDWTAAIEQPEGYLPLSSRAPQDSLFALRVRGESMKNAGILEGDIAVVRRQPTAESGEIVVALVAEDATVKRLRLRRGRVELHPENEAFPVIVPNPEELAILGKVIEVRRYLEDEPLVEVSA from the coding sequence ATGGCACACACGCCCCCTGGAAAAACCCGCGAAAAAGTTTTCCGCTTTGTGCGGGAGCGAATCTTAAATAGCCGCCCGCCCAGCGTGCGCGAAGTGCAAGAAGCGTTGGGGTTTGCGGCCTATGAATCGGCGCGCCGGCATTTGGAGAACCTCGTGGCCGAAGGGCGGCTGGCGAAGGAACCGGGGCAGTCGCGGCCGTACCGCCTGCCGGGCGACGACCGGCGCGAGGCGACGTTCCTGATCCCCCTGCTCGGGCAGGTGCAAGCCGGGGACTGGACCGCCGCCATCGAGCAGCCGGAGGGGTATCTGCCGCTGTCCTCCCGTGCGCCGCAAGACAGCCTCTTCGCCCTGCGGGTGCGGGGCGAAAGTATGAAAAACGCCGGCATCCTCGAAGGGGATATCGCGGTGGTGCGCCGCCAGCCCACGGCCGAGTCGGGCGAAATCGTGGTAGCGCTCGTGGCCGAGGACGCCACGGTCAAACGCCTGCGCCTACGACGGGGCCGCGTGGAACTGCATCCGGAAAACGAAGCGTTCCCCGTTATCGTGCCGAATCCGGAAGAACTGGCGATTTTGGGCAAGGTCATCGAGGTCCGCCGCTACCTGGAAGACGAGCCCTTGGTGGAGGTGAGCGCATGA
- a CDS encoding DNA polymerase Y family protein, whose amino-acid sequence MRSLVMDRLACVNLPELPLQLLLREHPEWRGLPAAVVAHDRPQGVIRFVSREARARGILPGMSFAQGLSLTVDLRAAVMPAENVREGVTDIARRLRRFSPLVEASGDDPGLFWLDAAGLNPLYRSASQWGRLLAEAVADAGFTATVVIGYRRFAAYAVAKAADEMLVFRSAAEEDEAMRRVPLDRLALSPKLRDTLARLGVQTVGDFVRLPAAGLRRRFGGEAKELHELATDESYAPLRAETPREPVRRLVQFEPPDENAMRLLFVIKRHLHPLLNELARRGRALAELELQFTLEDREPRTDVIRPAEPTLREALIADLIRLRLEGDPLAAPVSDILLLGRDAVADEKQLRMFFDAPKRDLDAGNRALARVRAALGEKAVARARLNAGHLPEACFSWEPLEKLEQPRVDEDAPFTLMRRILQKPVLLPPRGRWEPDGWVLKDAGMGPVVNMWGPYVVSGGWWRREVHRRYYFVETHRGDRLWIYYDASRRRWYWQGIVE is encoded by the coding sequence ATGAGATCACTTGTGATGGACCGCCTGGCTTGTGTTAATTTGCCCGAACTGCCCCTCCAGCTTCTGTTGCGCGAGCATCCGGAATGGCGTGGGTTGCCCGCCGCCGTGGTGGCGCACGACCGCCCGCAGGGCGTGATCCGCTTTGTCAGCCGCGAGGCGCGGGCGCGCGGCATTCTGCCGGGTATGAGTTTCGCCCAAGGCCTGTCGCTGACGGTGGATTTGCGGGCGGCCGTGATGCCCGCGGAAAACGTGCGGGAGGGCGTCACGGATATCGCCCGACGCTTGCGCCGCTTCTCGCCGCTGGTGGAGGCTTCCGGCGACGACCCCGGTCTTTTTTGGTTGGACGCCGCTGGCTTGAACCCGTTGTATCGCTCGGCCTCGCAGTGGGGCCGCCTGCTGGCCGAGGCGGTCGCCGACGCCGGTTTCACGGCCACGGTGGTGATCGGCTACCGGCGCTTCGCCGCCTATGCGGTGGCCAAGGCCGCCGACGAGATGCTGGTGTTCAGGTCTGCCGCCGAAGAAGACGAAGCCATGCGCCGCGTGCCGCTGGATCGTCTGGCGTTGAGCCCCAAGCTGCGCGACACCCTGGCCCGGCTGGGCGTGCAAACGGTCGGCGATTTCGTGCGGCTGCCCGCGGCCGGGTTGCGCCGCCGTTTCGGTGGGGAAGCCAAGGAACTGCACGAACTGGCCACGGACGAAAGCTACGCGCCGCTCCGCGCCGAAACGCCCCGCGAGCCGGTGCGGCGTCTCGTGCAGTTCGAGCCGCCCGACGAGAACGCCATGCGCCTGCTGTTTGTCATCAAGCGGCACTTGCATCCGCTGCTGAACGAATTGGCCCGCCGCGGCCGGGCACTGGCGGAACTGGAGTTGCAATTCACCCTGGAGGACCGAGAGCCGCGCACCGACGTGATCCGCCCCGCCGAACCGACCTTGCGCGAAGCGTTGATCGCGGACCTCATCCGTCTGCGACTGGAGGGCGATCCCCTGGCCGCGCCGGTGAGCGATATTTTGCTGCTCGGGCGCGACGCCGTGGCCGATGAGAAACAACTGCGGATGTTTTTCGACGCCCCCAAGCGCGACCTAGACGCCGGCAACCGCGCCCTGGCCCGCGTGCGGGCCGCGTTGGGCGAGAAGGCGGTGGCGCGCGCCCGGTTGAACGCGGGGCATTTGCCTGAGGCGTGCTTTTCCTGGGAGCCGCTGGAGAAGCTGGAACAGCCGCGGGTCGACGAGGACGCCCCGTTCACCCTGATGCGCCGCATCCTGCAAAAGCCGGTATTGCTGCCGCCGCGCGGTCGCTGGGAGCCCGACGGTTGGGTGCTCAAGGACGCGGGCATGGGGCCGGTGGTGAACATGTGGGGGCCGTATGTTGTCTCGGGCGGCTGGTGGCGTCGCGAGGTTCATCGCCGCTATTACTTCGTGGAAACCCATCGGGGCGACCGCCTGTGGATTTACTACGACGCGAGTCGCCGCCGCTGGTACTGGCAGGGAATCGTGGAATGA
- a CDS encoding error-prone DNA polymerase → MSYAALWCKSNYSFLEGASHPEELVEEALRLGLKALAITDRDGVYGIVRAHVRARELGMRIIIGAQVSLEDGTMIVLLAENRAGYANLCRLLTKGRLRHAKGESSVTWREVAAHAEGLLALWGGEPSLLTGEEDPTAVAVLLREAFADRLYALHARHLLAAGKQREALLKSRAERFGMPLVAAPEVLYHITSRRPLQDVLTCIRHGVTLHTVGDLTRPNAEFALRSPYMFNKLYEDDPDAVRRTEQIADRCTFSLDEIRYRYPSERLPSGLTSTQWLRQVTFEGARERYGSATPKNVVRQLDKELQVIDELDYGGYFLTMWELVRFCREHGILCQGRGSAANSAVCFCLGITAIDPVRMNLLFERFISKERAEPPDIDLDIMHERREEVIQHMYERYGRDHAAMVANVIRYRGRSAVRDVGKALGLPETSLDRLAKLQHHFGGVDPETFAQAGFDMNVVDHQHLLQLTDEIQNFPRHLSIHPGGFLLGHQPVPTLVPIENATMEGRTVIQWDKEDIEDLGLFKVDLLGLGALTHVDKCLKMLHRHRGVSLSLATIPPDDPHTFAMLQRADTLGVFQIESRAQMSMLPRLRPRNFYDIVIQISIIRPGPITGGMVHPYLRRRRGEEPVDYPHESLRPVLEKTLGIPLFQEQVMKLAVVAADYTPGEADQLRRDMAAWRRSGRINRHRERLISRMIAKGIAREFAERVFEQIQGFGEYGFPESHAASFAIISYATAWLKCHYPAEFYGSLLNAQPMGFYMPATIIDAAKRAGVEMRPVDILQSRWDCTLEPAAPREGKQRFAVRIGLRYVKGLGAGHWEKIDTARRAKPFASVKDFAQRTGLNEKHVGDLAQAGAFVAFGEDRRQALWDGLDVARTPPTPLPTLSAESPQRFARLSELEVVDWDYRLTGHSTRRHPLALVRDSLTHLKLPTARELNARPHDTPARFAGFIICRQRPSTAKGTTFLTMEDETGFVNVIVWPKVFERYSLLLKTRTFLGVAGRLQSEEGVVHLVAQAVFVPHLRVDEPGVRSRDFH, encoded by the coding sequence ATGAGTTACGCGGCCCTGTGGTGCAAGAGCAATTACTCGTTTCTGGAAGGCGCCAGCCACCCGGAGGAGTTGGTCGAAGAGGCGTTGCGACTGGGGCTGAAAGCACTGGCGATCACCGACCGCGACGGCGTGTACGGCATCGTGCGGGCGCACGTGCGGGCGCGCGAACTGGGCATGCGGATCATCATCGGCGCCCAGGTAAGCCTCGAAGACGGCACGATGATCGTATTGCTGGCCGAAAATCGCGCGGGCTACGCCAACCTGTGCCGCCTGCTGACCAAGGGCCGCCTGCGGCATGCGAAGGGCGAGAGTTCGGTCACATGGCGCGAGGTCGCCGCGCACGCCGAAGGGCTGCTGGCGTTGTGGGGCGGCGAGCCGAGCCTGTTGACGGGCGAGGAGGACCCGACCGCCGTCGCCGTTTTGCTGCGCGAAGCGTTTGCCGACCGCTTGTACGCCCTGCACGCCCGTCACCTCTTGGCGGCGGGAAAACAGCGCGAAGCGTTGCTCAAGAGTCGTGCCGAACGTTTCGGAATGCCGCTGGTCGCCGCGCCCGAGGTGCTCTACCACATCACCTCGCGCCGGCCGCTGCAGGACGTGCTCACGTGCATCCGCCACGGCGTGACGCTGCACACCGTCGGCGACCTCACCCGCCCCAACGCCGAGTTCGCCCTGCGTTCGCCCTACATGTTCAACAAGCTCTACGAAGACGACCCCGACGCGGTGCGCCGCACGGAGCAGATCGCCGATCGCTGTACGTTCTCGCTCGACGAGATCCGTTACCGCTATCCCTCCGAGCGCCTGCCTTCCGGCCTGACCTCGACCCAGTGGCTGCGCCAGGTCACCTTCGAGGGCGCGCGCGAGCGCTACGGCTCCGCAACCCCGAAGAACGTCGTGCGTCAACTCGACAAGGAACTGCAGGTCATCGACGAGCTCGATTACGGCGGTTACTTCCTGACGATGTGGGAACTGGTGCGCTTCTGCCGCGAGCACGGCATCCTGTGCCAGGGGCGCGGGTCGGCCGCCAACTCGGCGGTGTGTTTTTGCCTGGGCATCACGGCGATCGACCCGGTGCGGATGAACCTGCTGTTCGAGCGTTTCATCTCCAAGGAGCGGGCCGAGCCGCCGGACATCGACCTGGACATCATGCACGAGCGCCGCGAGGAAGTGATCCAACACATGTACGAAAGGTACGGCCGCGACCACGCCGCCATGGTCGCCAACGTGATCCGCTACCGGGGGCGTTCGGCGGTGCGCGACGTGGGCAAGGCGCTGGGCCTGCCGGAGACCTCGCTGGATCGCCTGGCCAAACTGCAGCACCATTTCGGCGGCGTCGATCCCGAAACCTTTGCCCAGGCCGGCTTCGACATGAACGTGGTCGATCACCAGCACCTGCTGCAACTGACTGACGAAATCCAGAACTTCCCGCGGCACCTTTCGATTCATCCGGGCGGTTTTCTGCTGGGCCACCAGCCGGTGCCCACGTTGGTGCCCATCGAAAACGCCACGATGGAGGGGCGCACCGTCATCCAGTGGGACAAGGAGGACATCGAGGATCTGGGCCTGTTCAAGGTCGACCTGCTCGGCTTGGGCGCGCTGACGCATGTGGACAAGTGCCTGAAGATGCTGCACCGGCATCGGGGCGTGTCGCTGTCGCTGGCGACGATTCCGCCCGACGATCCGCACACCTTCGCCATGCTGCAAAGGGCCGACACGCTGGGCGTGTTTCAGATCGAAAGCCGCGCGCAGATGTCGATGCTGCCGCGCCTGCGGCCGCGCAACTTCTACGACATCGTCATTCAGATCAGCATCATCCGCCCGGGGCCGATCACCGGCGGCATGGTGCACCCCTACTTGCGGCGGCGGCGGGGTGAGGAGCCGGTCGATTATCCGCATGAGTCGCTGCGGCCGGTGTTGGAAAAGACGCTGGGGATTCCGCTTTTCCAGGAGCAGGTGATGAAGCTGGCGGTCGTCGCCGCCGACTACACGCCGGGCGAGGCCGACCAACTGCGCCGCGACATGGCGGCCTGGCGGCGTTCGGGTCGCATCAACCGTCACCGCGAGCGGCTGATTTCGCGCATGATCGCCAAGGGCATCGCGCGTGAATTCGCCGAACGGGTTTTCGAGCAGATCCAGGGCTTCGGCGAGTACGGCTTTCCCGAAAGCCATGCGGCGAGTTTTGCGATCATCAGCTACGCCACCGCCTGGCTGAAGTGCCATTACCCCGCCGAGTTCTACGGCAGCCTGCTCAACGCCCAGCCGATGGGCTTTTACATGCCCGCAACGATCATCGATGCCGCCAAACGCGCGGGTGTCGAGATGCGGCCGGTCGATATCCTGCAAAGCCGGTGGGATTGCACCCTCGAACCGGCGGCGCCGCGCGAGGGCAAGCAGCGTTTCGCCGTGCGCATCGGTTTGCGCTACGTCAAAGGCCTGGGCGCGGGACATTGGGAGAAAATCGACACGGCCCGTCGCGCCAAACCTTTCGCGTCGGTGAAGGATTTCGCCCAGCGCACGGGTCTGAACGAGAAGCATGTCGGCGATCTGGCCCAGGCCGGCGCGTTCGTCGCGTTCGGGGAAGACCGGCGGCAGGCCCTATGGGACGGGCTGGATGTGGCCCGCACGCCGCCGACGCCGCTGCCGACTCTCTCGGCGGAGTCGCCACAACGCTTTGCGCGCCTGAGCGAGTTGGAAGTCGTCGACTGGGATTATCGCCTCACCGGGCACAGCACGCGGCGTCATCCGCTGGCGCTGGTGCGCGACTCGCTGACGCACCTGAAGCTGCCGACCGCGCGGGAACTCAACGCGCGCCCGCACGACACGCCGGCGCGCTTCGCCGGGTTCATCATCTGCCGCCAGCGCCCCTCGACGGCCAAGGGCACGACGTTTTTGACCATGGAAGACGAGACCGGATTCGTGAACGTGATTGTCTGGCCCAAGGTTTTCGAGCGCTATTCTCTGCTGCTGAAAACACGCACCTTCCTGGGCGTCGCGGGTCGCCTGCAGTCGGAGGAAGGCGTGGTGCACCTGGTGGCCCAGGCGGTGTTCGTACCCCACCTCCGCGTTGACGAGCCCGGCGTCCGCAGCCGCGATTTTCACTGA
- a CDS encoding Os1348 family NHLP clan protein — protein MQETDLQQFIFRLIMDKNFRAEVKKSPERACVDKGIRLNEKQLANVRAMNMDEIGKISINDVHSKLIERLAASLETERIVIS, from the coding sequence ATGCAAGAAACCGACCTGCAACAATTCATTTTCCGACTCATCATGGACAAGAATTTTCGGGCCGAGGTGAAGAAGAGCCCCGAGAGAGCATGTGTCGACAAGGGGATTCGCCTCAACGAGAAACAACTGGCGAACGTCCGCGCAATGAATATGGACGAGATCGGCAAGATCTCGATCAACGACGTCCACTCCAAACTGATTGAGCGGTTGGCGGCATCGCTGGAGACCGAACGAATCGTCATCTCATAA
- a CDS encoding M14 family metallopeptidase, whose amino-acid sequence MKRAIVLLTLSLLLLGTTVATAQDFFAEREFVRINTRDVTERDIVADMGFAIDYVNLEAGWVAAWVPKKQIPQIERLGIIVEPLESKDTMPPNYGPYHDYQEQVEAVQEMAATYPEITDLYTIGQSIGGQDLWCLKISDNPLQDELDESAIIVVALHHAREILTPEMALYAAQQLVEGYGVDEEITYYVENREIFVIPTLNPDGGEYDHATGNFRMWRKNRRVNEGSSCRGVDLNRNYGYLWGGVGSSASPCADTYRGAEAFSEPESRALRDFTRAHENVRTLLTLHTHAKLVLYPWGNQSQHIDDQIDFLTHKTMAEYMASILKYSPGQASSLYRTTGDTTDWSYGELGIVSFTWEMAPSQYDITGFYPPPSIMETELPRGWNALRIMLNYTREPSLILATDPWKLTAEATEDAVTVEWATLVETNAKGYKLLRADEGSGNFEPLHDGLIQTDKGDYLFVDENVEPGASYEYLLTFKGTNNNDVEFDPIAVTIPGSTDDDVSDDDAIDDDTAADDDTAGDDDAAGNDDADADDDDDDDDDGGCGC is encoded by the coding sequence GTGAAACGCGCTATTGTATTGCTTACCCTCTCGCTGCTTTTGCTCGGGACGACGGTTGCGACTGCCCAGGACTTCTTCGCGGAACGTGAATTCGTGCGCATCAACACCCGTGACGTGACCGAACGCGACATCGTCGCCGACATGGGCTTTGCCATCGATTACGTGAACCTCGAGGCCGGGTGGGTCGCCGCCTGGGTGCCGAAAAAGCAAATCCCGCAAATCGAACGCCTCGGCATTATCGTCGAGCCCTTGGAAAGCAAAGATACGATGCCGCCCAACTACGGCCCGTATCACGACTACCAGGAGCAGGTGGAGGCCGTCCAGGAAATGGCGGCCACGTATCCGGAAATCACCGACCTTTACACCATCGGCCAGAGCATCGGAGGTCAGGATCTTTGGTGTCTCAAGATCAGCGACAATCCGCTGCAAGACGAACTGGATGAATCGGCGATTATCGTTGTGGCCCTGCACCACGCGCGGGAAATCCTGACTCCCGAGATGGCGCTCTACGCCGCCCAACAGCTTGTGGAGGGCTACGGCGTAGACGAAGAGATCACGTACTACGTTGAGAATCGCGAGATTTTTGTCATACCGACACTTAATCCGGACGGCGGCGAATACGACCATGCCACCGGCAATTTTCGCATGTGGCGGAAGAACCGCCGCGTCAACGAAGGTTCGTCGTGCCGGGGCGTTGACCTGAATCGCAACTACGGTTACCTCTGGGGTGGAGTGGGCTCTTCCGCGTCGCCGTGCGCCGACACCTACCGAGGCGCCGAAGCCTTTTCCGAGCCGGAAAGCCGCGCCTTGCGGGATTTCACCCGCGCTCACGAGAACGTTCGCACTTTGCTGACGCTGCACACCCACGCGAAGCTCGTGCTGTATCCGTGGGGAAACCAGAGCCAACACATCGACGACCAAATCGACTTCCTGACGCACAAGACGATGGCCGAATACATGGCGAGCATCCTCAAATACTCGCCGGGCCAGGCGTCCAGCCTGTATCGGACCACCGGCGACACCACCGATTGGTCCTACGGCGAACTGGGCATCGTGTCATTCACGTGGGAAATGGCGCCGAGCCAGTACGACATCACCGGCTTCTATCCGCCGCCGAGCATCATGGAAACCGAACTCCCGCGCGGCTGGAACGCGCTGCGCATCATGCTCAACTACACCCGCGAACCGAGCCTCATCTTGGCGACTGATCCTTGGAAGTTGACCGCCGAGGCCACCGAAGACGCCGTGACTGTGGAATGGGCGACGCTCGTGGAAACCAACGCCAAGGGATACAAACTGCTGCGCGCCGACGAGGGCAGCGGCAATTTCGAACCCCTGCATGACGGCCTCATCCAAACCGACAAGGGCGACTACCTGTTCGTGGATGAAAACGTGGAACCCGGCGCGTCCTACGAATACCTGCTGACCTTCAAGGGCACGAACAATAACGACGTGGAATTCGACCCGATTGCGGTCACGATTCCCGGCTCCACCGATGACGATGTGAGTGACGACGACGCAATCGACGACGATACGGCCGCCGATGACGACACCGCCGGTGACGACGATGCCGCCGGCAATGACGACGCCGACGCCGATGATGACGATGACGACGACGATGACGGTGGCTGCGGCTGCTGA